Within the Desulfonatronovibrio magnus genome, the region CTCTTCTTCCCCTTTCCGTGTCCGTCCGTGTGTTCCGTGGGAAAAGAATCAATGGGCTGCCCGCAGAAGTTTTTGATATTCTTGCGGGGGATGCGCTTGCTGCCTCCTCTGGCCGGGATGATGGCGATGTTATTCATGTGAGTGGTTATAAGTTATAGGTATAGGTTGTCAGTTGTATGTTATCAGTAATCCGAGGTCCTGGGTCCGCAAGCTTTAGTATACCTCATCATGCGTACCCATTGTTTCCAGAAAAATGGCCTCTTGACCTTCATGCCGACCAAGACGGAAGATAATCCTGAGATCATATCCGACACAGCATGCCCATGATCCTGATAACCTGCCTTGAAGCTTATGTGCTTTCAGACCTGGATGGAAAACATCGTTCTCAAGCAAAGTCAGCGCTTTTCGTAGGTCATCGCCACATTCAGGACGTTTTTTGATAAACCGTTTGGCGGCACGAACGAAGGATGGAGAACGAATCAGAAGTCGCTTCATTTGACGATTTCGT harbors:
- a CDS encoding type II toxin-antitoxin system RelE/ParE family toxin; the encoded protein is MKRLLIRSPSFVRAAKRFIKKRPECGDDLRKALTLLENDVFHPGLKAHKLQGRLSGSWACCVGYDLRIIFRLGRHEGQEAIFLETMGTHDEVY
- a CDS encoding cytidylyltransferase domain-containing protein; the protein is MNNIAIIPARGGSKRIPRKNIKNFCGQPIDSFPTEHTDGHGKGKK